A window of the Candidatus Methylomirabilota bacterium genome harbors these coding sequences:
- the hpnH gene encoding adenosyl-hopene transferase HpnH → MSVPLSQMWTVGSYVLRQKLAGRTRYPLVLMLEPLFRCNLACAGCGKIQYPAHILRRHLTVDECLRAVDECGAPMVSIPGGEPLMYPEIGTLVRELIRRKKYVYLCTNALLLEQRLREGVFEPARYFSFSVHLDGLGPEHDDAVCREGVYETALAAIRAALQRGFRVTTNTTLFDGADPARVRQFFDAMMDLGVEGMMISPGYSYTKAPDQEHFLARQRAHALFSAILERPRRGWRFNQSPLFLKFLMGKLDFECTPWGNPTYNLFGWQRPCYLLQEGYAASFRELMETTQWEQYGRRSGNPKCRDCMVHCGHEPTAVDYTFASWRGFRQAVVATVTGRL, encoded by the coding sequence ATGAGCGTTCCCCTCTCCCAGATGTGGACCGTGGGAAGCTACGTGCTTCGGCAGAAACTGGCGGGGCGCACCCGCTATCCGCTGGTGTTGATGCTGGAGCCATTGTTCCGTTGCAATCTGGCCTGCGCCGGCTGCGGCAAGATCCAGTATCCGGCCCACATCCTGCGGCGCCACCTGACGGTGGACGAGTGCCTCCGCGCCGTGGACGAGTGCGGCGCCCCGATGGTCTCTATCCCGGGTGGCGAGCCGCTGATGTATCCCGAGATCGGGACGCTGGTCCGCGAGCTGATCCGGCGCAAGAAATACGTGTACCTCTGCACCAACGCGCTCCTCCTCGAGCAGCGGCTGCGGGAGGGCGTGTTCGAGCCGGCCAGGTACTTCTCGTTCAGCGTCCACCTCGACGGGCTGGGTCCCGAGCACGACGACGCGGTCTGCCGCGAGGGCGTGTACGAGACGGCCCTGGCCGCCATCCGGGCGGCACTGCAGCGCGGCTTCCGGGTCACTACCAACACGACGCTCTTCGACGGGGCCGATCCCGCGCGCGTCCGTCAATTCTTCGACGCCATGATGGACCTGGGCGTGGAGGGCATGATGATCTCGCCGGGCTACAGCTACACCAAGGCGCCCGATCAGGAGCATTTTCTGGCCCGGCAACGAGCCCACGCGCTGTTCTCGGCCATCCTCGAGCGCCCCCGCCGCGGCTGGCGCTTCAACCAGTCGCCCCTGTTCCTGAAATTCCTCATGGGCAAGCTGGACTTCGAGTGCACCCCGTGGGGCAATCCCACCTACAACCTCTTCGGCTGGCAGCGTCCCTGTTACCTCCTGCAGGAAGGCTATGCGGCGAGCTTTCGCGAGCTGATGGAGACGACGCAGTGGGAGCAGTATGGACGACGCAGCGGCAATCCCAAGTGCCGGGACTGCATGGTGCACTGCGGCCACGAGCCCACGGCGGTCGATTACACGTTCGCCTCCTGGCGGGGCTTCCGGCAGGCCGTCGTGGCGACCGTCACCGGGCGTCTCTGA
- the shc gene encoding squalene--hopene cyclase produces the protein MPFVTGLDRAIARAQEHLLARQADDGHWVGELEADTTITAEYLLFCHLFDRVNREREAKAVRYLRRRQRPDGGFDLFEGGPTNLSATIKAYFAMKMAGVPVDDPAMAKARGQILAMGGPTRANVFTKIQLALFGEYDWNGVPAMPVEIMLLPPPFFLFNIYEVSYWSRTVIVPLLIIMDRKPVRWLPPELSLDELWPVPRERASLRFPRVPRPFAWRDLFWKNFFIAVDDGLKIWERFSPRPFRRRAVDAARRWLEERMAVPGGLGGIYPAMANSVLALRVLGYPDDHPLVRGQLKEIEAWAVETADELHFQPCVSPVWDTGLSIYTLVESGLAPDHPALRRAVEWLLDRQILVPGDWQVKRPYVRPGGWPFQYHNDFYPDLDDTAVVLMALEKLSGLDDDRVRAAKERGLGWFLGMQGQDGGWASFDADNDRLYLNNIPFADHGALLDPSTEDLTGRGLELLGTYGYGRDFEPATRALEFLKRRQRHDGGWFGRWGVNYVYGTWSVLRGLRAIGEDLGQDYVQRAVRWLERCQNSDGGWGETCESYDRPELAGRGESLPSQTAWALLALLAAGRTRGPVVERGIAYLLATQRDDGSWEDRFWNGTGFPRVFMLKYHLYAKYFPLWALGVYRAHLDD, from the coding sequence ATCCCGTTCGTGACGGGCCTCGATCGCGCCATCGCCCGCGCCCAGGAACATCTGCTCGCCCGTCAAGCCGACGATGGTCACTGGGTCGGTGAGCTCGAAGCAGACACCACCATCACCGCCGAGTATCTGCTGTTCTGTCACCTCTTCGACCGGGTGAACCGCGAGCGGGAGGCCAAGGCCGTGCGCTATCTGCGGCGCCGGCAGCGTCCCGACGGCGGCTTCGACCTGTTCGAAGGCGGGCCCACGAACCTGTCGGCCACGATCAAGGCCTACTTCGCCATGAAGATGGCCGGGGTTCCCGTCGACGATCCGGCCATGGCGAAGGCCCGCGGACAAATCCTGGCGATGGGGGGTCCCACCCGGGCCAACGTGTTCACCAAGATCCAGCTGGCGCTCTTCGGCGAGTACGACTGGAACGGCGTGCCGGCGATGCCGGTGGAGATCATGCTCTTGCCCCCGCCGTTCTTCCTCTTCAACATCTACGAGGTCTCGTACTGGTCGCGCACGGTCATCGTCCCCCTGCTCATCATCATGGACCGCAAGCCGGTGCGCTGGCTGCCGCCCGAGCTGAGCCTGGACGAGCTGTGGCCGGTGCCACGCGAGCGGGCCAGCCTGCGCTTTCCCCGCGTGCCCCGTCCCTTCGCGTGGCGCGATCTGTTCTGGAAGAACTTCTTCATCGCCGTCGACGATGGCCTCAAGATCTGGGAGCGCTTCTCGCCCCGGCCGTTCCGGCGGCGAGCCGTCGACGCTGCGCGCCGGTGGCTGGAAGAACGCATGGCCGTGCCGGGTGGCCTGGGCGGCATCTATCCGGCCATGGCGAACTCCGTCCTGGCGCTGCGGGTGCTGGGGTACCCGGACGACCACCCGCTGGTGCGCGGCCAGCTCAAGGAGATCGAGGCCTGGGCGGTGGAGACGGCCGACGAGCTGCATTTTCAGCCGTGCGTGAGCCCGGTCTGGGACACCGGGCTGAGCATCTACACGCTGGTCGAGAGCGGGCTGGCCCCCGATCATCCCGCCCTGCGCCGGGCGGTCGAGTGGCTGCTGGATCGGCAGATCCTGGTCCCGGGAGACTGGCAGGTGAAGCGTCCCTACGTGCGGCCGGGCGGCTGGCCGTTCCAGTACCACAACGATTTCTACCCGGACCTCGACGACACCGCCGTGGTGCTGATGGCCCTGGAGAAGCTGTCCGGGCTGGACGACGATCGGGTCCGGGCCGCCAAGGAGCGCGGACTGGGCTGGTTCCTGGGCATGCAGGGCCAGGACGGAGGCTGGGCCTCCTTCGACGCCGACAACGACCGGCTCTATCTGAACAACATCCCGTTCGCCGATCACGGCGCCTTGCTGGATCCCTCCACGGAGGACCTCACGGGTCGCGGCCTGGAGCTGCTCGGCACCTACGGCTACGGCCGCGACTTCGAGCCGGCCACCCGCGCGCTGGAATTCCTCAAGCGCCGGCAGCGCCACGACGGCGGCTGGTTCGGCCGCTGGGGCGTCAACTACGTCTACGGGACGTGGTCGGTGCTGCGCGGGCTGCGCGCCATCGGCGAGGACCTGGGCCAGGATTACGTGCAGCGCGCCGTCCGGTGGCTGGAGCGCTGCCAGAACTCCGACGGCGGGTGGGGCGAGACCTGCGAGAGCTACGACCGTCCCGAGCTGGCCGGACGGGGCGAGTCGCTCCCGTCGCAGACGGCGTGGGCCTTGCTGGCCCTGCTGGCGGCGGGCCGGACCCGCGGGCCCGTCGTGGAGCGCGGCATCGCTTACCTCCTGGCCACTCAGCGCGACGACGGCTCCTGGGAGGACCGATTCTGGAACGGCACCGGCTTCCCGCGCGTCTTCATGCTCAAGTACCACCTGTACGCCAAGTACTTCCCGCTCTGGGCACTGGGGGTCTATCGCGCCCACCTCGATGACTGA
- a CDS encoding MlaE family lipid ABC transporter permease subunit produces MTDPRVSVVLRPLDRLGAAVIAVVDSLGRFGTFLAMALITLLSPPFKVGALIGRLHYIGYRSLLIIVLTGAFTGMVLGLQLHLTLSRFGSEAFLGPAVALALIRELGPVLAALMITGRAGSALTAEIGIMRITEQIDALTVMALSPFRYLVAPSLLAGLLSFPLLTVIFDVVGLFGGYLVGVELLGLSAGTYFGEMQSFVRMDDIMTGFWKSVAFGIVVTWVCTYKGYYVGHGAEGVARATTQAVVLSSVLILLWDYFMGSVLP; encoded by the coding sequence ATGACTGATCCCCGGGTGTCGGTAGTGCTGCGTCCGCTCGACCGTCTGGGCGCCGCCGTCATCGCCGTCGTCGACTCCCTCGGCCGTTTCGGCACCTTCCTGGCGATGGCGCTGATCACCCTGCTGAGCCCCCCGTTCAAGGTCGGGGCGCTCATCGGCCGCCTGCACTACATCGGGTATCGCTCGCTGTTGATCATCGTCCTCACCGGCGCCTTCACCGGAATGGTCCTGGGCCTGCAACTGCACCTGACCCTGAGCCGGTTCGGGTCCGAGGCCTTCCTGGGTCCGGCCGTCGCCCTGGCCCTGATCCGCGAGCTGGGGCCGGTGCTGGCCGCGCTGATGATCACCGGCCGGGCCGGCTCCGCGCTCACCGCCGAGATCGGCATCATGCGGATCACCGAGCAGATCGACGCGTTGACGGTGATGGCGCTGAGCCCCTTCCGCTACCTGGTCGCGCCCTCTCTCCTGGCCGGGTTACTGAGCTTCCCCCTCCTGACCGTCATCTTCGACGTGGTCGGACTCTTCGGGGGCTACCTGGTCGGCGTGGAGCTGCTCGGGTTGTCGGCGGGAACCTACTTCGGAGAGATGCAGTCCTTCGTGCGGATGGACGACATCATGACGGGATTCTGGAAGTCGGTGGCGTTCGGGATCGTGGTGACCTGGGTCTGCACCTACAAGGGCTACTACGTCGGGCACGGCGCCGAGGGCGTGGCGCGGGCCACCACCCAGGCCGTGGTCCTGTCCTCGGTGCTCATTCTGCTGTGGGACTACTTCATGGGCTCGGTGCTGCCCTGA
- a CDS encoding ABC transporter ATP-binding protein produces MITVENLTKSFAGQPVLKGLDLEVPTGSITIVIGRSGGGKSVFLKHLLGLMRPDAGRVLVDGVDLTALSARALDRIRARYGVVFQGGALFDSMTCGENVAFPLREKLRLSRADLAARVEAALGQVGLEGVGGKYPGEVSGGMRKRVAIARALVTEPEIIFFDEPTTGLDPVLVNNIHRLILALHRQFKFTAVMVSHEIPEIFEIADTVAMLHEGRIVEVGPPRAIQESANPVVNQFIRGEGSGL; encoded by the coding sequence GTGATCACCGTCGAGAACCTCACCAAGAGCTTCGCCGGGCAGCCTGTTCTGAAAGGCCTCGACCTCGAGGTCCCCACCGGCTCCATCACCATCGTGATCGGTCGCAGCGGCGGCGGCAAATCGGTGTTCCTCAAGCACCTGCTGGGCCTGATGCGTCCGGACGCCGGCCGCGTTCTCGTCGACGGCGTGGACCTCACTGCGCTGTCGGCGCGGGCCCTGGACCGGATCCGGGCCCGCTACGGCGTGGTGTTCCAGGGCGGCGCGCTCTTCGATTCCATGACGTGCGGGGAGAACGTGGCCTTCCCCCTGCGCGAGAAGCTGCGGCTGTCCCGGGCCGACCTGGCGGCCCGGGTGGAAGCGGCGCTGGGCCAGGTCGGGCTGGAAGGCGTGGGGGGCAAGTATCCGGGCGAGGTTTCGGGCGGGATGCGCAAGCGGGTGGCCATCGCGCGCGCGCTGGTGACCGAGCCCGAGATCATCTTCTTCGACGAGCCGACCACGGGGCTGGACCCCGTCCTGGTCAACAACATTCACCGCCTGATCCTGGCCCTGCACCGGCAGTTCAAGTTCACCGCCGTGATGGTGAGCCACGAGATCCCCGAGATCTTCGAGATCGCCGACACCGTGGCCATGCTGCACGAGGGGCGTATCGTAGAGGTGGGACCGCCCCGGGCCATCCAGGAATCGGCCAACCCGGTGGTGAACCAGTTCATCCGCGGCGAAGGCAGCGGTCTCTAG
- the mlaD gene encoding outer membrane lipid asymmetry maintenance protein MlaD codes for MERRGVNIAVGLFVVLGLLAMAYLSIKLGRVTLLPGGGYEVFADFPSVGGLRHGASVEIAGVEVGRVESIGLAEDYQARVVLRMNAGVQLQEDAIASIKTKGLIGEKFIRISPGASDKLVPANGRLREVESPVDLEELISKYVFGKV; via the coding sequence ATGGAGCGACGGGGCGTGAACATCGCGGTCGGGCTGTTCGTCGTCCTCGGCTTGTTGGCGATGGCCTACCTTTCGATTAAACTCGGCAGAGTCACGCTCCTGCCGGGCGGCGGCTACGAAGTGTTCGCGGACTTCCCGTCCGTGGGTGGCCTTCGTCACGGGGCCTCGGTGGAGATCGCCGGCGTCGAAGTGGGGCGGGTGGAGTCAATCGGGTTGGCCGAAGACTACCAGGCGCGCGTGGTCCTCCGCATGAACGCCGGTGTCCAGCTTCAGGAGGACGCCATCGCCTCGATCAAGACCAAGGGGCTGATCGGCGAGAAGTTCATCCGCATCAGTCCGGGAGCGTCCGACAAGCTCGTCCCCGCGAACGGCCGGCTCCGGGAGGTCGAGTCTCCCGTCGATCTCGAGGAGCTCATTTCCAAGTATGTCTTCGGCAAGGTGTAG
- a CDS encoding ABC transporter substrate-binding protein, with the protein MTSVANRLVLALALALALASPALAGPPTDQLRSHVDRVIKTLEDPQLKQESKALERRTTVRRIADEIFDFGETAKRSLGRHWQARTPAEREEFVQLFADLLERSYISKIELFNGERVTYTGETIDGDVATVRTRLITKQSTEIPVDYRMLKRGDRWLVYDVIIEGVSLVGNYRTQFNKIIQTSSYPELIKKMKGRQEELKGQEKKKT; encoded by the coding sequence ATGACATCCGTGGCCAATCGACTCGTCCTGGCGCTCGCGCTCGCCCTGGCGCTGGCCTCTCCGGCGCTGGCCGGCCCGCCGACCGACCAGCTCCGGAGCCACGTCGATCGAGTGATCAAGACGCTGGAAGATCCCCAGCTCAAGCAGGAGAGCAAGGCCCTGGAGCGGCGAACGACGGTCCGCCGCATCGCGGACGAGATCTTCGACTTCGGGGAGACGGCCAAGCGCTCGCTGGGTCGCCACTGGCAGGCCCGGACGCCGGCCGAGCGTGAGGAGTTCGTCCAGCTCTTCGCCGATCTCCTCGAGCGCTCCTACATCTCCAAGATCGAGCTGTTCAACGGCGAGCGCGTGACCTACACCGGCGAGACCATCGACGGCGATGTAGCCACGGTCCGCACGCGCCTCATCACCAAGCAGTCTACCGAGATTCCGGTCGACTACCGGATGCTCAAGCGGGGTGACCGCTGGCTCGTGTACGACGTCATCATCGAGGGCGTGAGCCTGGTAGGGAACTACCGTACGCAGTTCAACAAGATCATCCAGACCTCCTCCTATCCGGAGCTCATCAAGAAGATGAAGGGCCGGCAGGAGGAGCTCAAGGGACAGGAGAAAAAGAAGACATGA
- a CDS encoding isocitrate lyase/phosphoenolpyruvate mutase family protein, whose product MSKAAHLRALLARPGLVSAVGAHDALSARLIEAAGFPIVWSSSFTVSAAQRAMPDVNLLTMTETLEAARHLNNAVAVPVIADCDNGYGNAVNVVRTVEEYERAGIAGLCLEDNIFPKTCSLYPGVRRELASVEEHAGKIRAAKRAQRDPATLVIARTEALIAGWGQQEAQRRARAYAEAGADMILVHSKAPTAAEVLEFMRHWDRPTPIVVVPTLYPTVRWEELEQAGVKLVIWANQVLRASVKGMQDTLTVLGRERRLDALAPHIVTLEEIYRHVGVEDFKRIENEFLPRGVSDVHAVIIAAGSGKSLLPLTEDRPKCMLDIKGRTILERQLETLRASGVHDIAVVRGYRKETVVAPGVRFYDNDRFEETGELASLLAAEPELHGRLLFLYADVLFERALLERLLRAEGDIVIAVDRTWVDQRDRLLPLAKPIDLVVTSDPPRPGHRSLGDDAQDSLVRIGQRVPPEAATGEFVGLAAFSPRGVEAMREAYRQALATGGGRVHEAESLGQAAFTDLLQILVEGDHRVTCVSTWKGWLEIDTFEDYQRAWAEIRA is encoded by the coding sequence ATGAGCAAGGCCGCTCATCTGCGCGCGCTCCTCGCGCGCCCCGGGCTGGTATCGGCCGTGGGGGCCCACGATGCCCTCAGCGCCAGGCTGATCGAGGCCGCGGGGTTCCCCATCGTGTGGTCCTCCAGCTTTACGGTGTCGGCCGCCCAGCGGGCCATGCCCGACGTGAATCTCCTGACCATGACCGAGACGCTGGAAGCGGCCCGGCATCTGAACAACGCCGTGGCCGTGCCCGTCATCGCCGACTGCGACAACGGCTACGGCAACGCCGTCAACGTGGTGCGGACGGTGGAGGAGTACGAGCGGGCTGGGATCGCCGGGCTCTGTCTGGAGGACAACATCTTTCCCAAGACGTGCAGCCTCTACCCGGGCGTCCGGCGCGAGCTGGCCTCGGTGGAGGAGCACGCCGGCAAGATCCGGGCCGCCAAGCGGGCCCAGCGGGACCCGGCCACGCTCGTCATCGCCCGCACCGAGGCCTTGATCGCCGGGTGGGGCCAGCAGGAAGCGCAGCGGCGGGCGCGTGCGTACGCCGAGGCCGGCGCCGACATGATCCTCGTCCACTCCAAGGCCCCCACCGCGGCCGAGGTGCTGGAGTTCATGCGCCACTGGGACCGCCCCACGCCCATCGTGGTCGTGCCGACCCTGTACCCGACGGTGCGGTGGGAGGAGCTGGAGCAGGCCGGCGTCAAGCTCGTCATCTGGGCCAACCAGGTGCTCCGCGCCTCCGTCAAGGGCATGCAGGACACGCTCACGGTGCTGGGCCGCGAGCGGCGGCTCGACGCCCTCGCCCCGCACATCGTCACGCTCGAGGAGATCTATCGCCACGTGGGCGTGGAGGACTTCAAGCGGATCGAGAACGAGTTCCTGCCCCGCGGCGTGTCCGACGTCCACGCCGTGATCATTGCCGCCGGCTCCGGCAAGTCGCTGCTCCCGCTCACCGAGGATCGCCCCAAGTGCATGCTGGACATCAAGGGGCGCACGATCCTGGAGCGCCAGCTGGAGACCCTCCGGGCCAGCGGCGTCCACGACATCGCCGTCGTCCGCGGCTATCGCAAGGAAACGGTGGTGGCCCCAGGGGTCCGCTTCTACGACAACGACCGCTTCGAGGAGACCGGCGAGCTGGCCTCCCTGCTGGCCGCCGAGCCCGAGCTGCACGGCCGCCTGCTCTTCCTGTACGCCGACGTGCTCTTCGAGCGGGCCCTGCTCGAGCGCCTGCTCCGCGCCGAGGGCGACATCGTCATCGCCGTGGATCGGACCTGGGTGGACCAGCGGGACCGGCTGCTGCCGCTGGCCAAGCCCATCGATCTCGTGGTCACCAGCGATCCGCCCCGCCCCGGGCACCGGTCGCTCGGTGACGACGCGCAGGACTCGCTCGTACGGATCGGCCAGCGCGTGCCGCCCGAGGCGGCCACGGGCGAGTTCGTGGGGCTGGCTGCGTTCTCGCCTCGGGGGGTGGAGGCGATGCGGGAGGCGTACCGGCAGGCGCTTGCCACGGGCGGCGGCCGTGTTCACGAAGCGGAGAGCCTGGGTCAGGCCGCCTTCACGGACCTGCTGCAGATCCTGGTCGAGGGCGACCACCGGGTCACCTGCGTGAGCACGTGGAAGGGCTGGCTGGAGATCGATACCTTCGAAGACTACCAGCGCGCCTGGGCGGAGATCCGCGCGTAG
- the aepY gene encoding phosphonopyruvate decarboxylase, whose translation MTGDDFAALLDGRGFDFFAGVPCSLIADVIAALERHPRLPYLAAVREDVAVGVAGGAWLGGRRPAVLMQNSGLGTSLNALASLSLMYGFPALLLVTWRGWRGEDAPEHLLMGEISPRLLELLGIPHRVPSAASLTADVDWARREMDARSRPVALLVPPGIFAGDSHGRHTPRERGGLEGAVPAPSSNKPTTGAGLQPYAEGAKALTPKISRMQAIAAAVKELGNEPVVHANGYPSRESCAVADRPQNFYMIGSMGLAAPIGLGLALARPDRRVVVFDGDGNLLMALGVLANVAAVAPTNLVHCVFDNQIYGSTGNQQSVSGQVRLDALAAAAGYRRVAAVAEAEAVSRAIRDMLGANGPHFLLVKVTDEQAKVPRIPHSPEEIRDRFRASVLRP comes from the coding sequence GTGACGGGCGACGACTTCGCGGCGCTGCTGGACGGCCGGGGCTTCGACTTCTTCGCGGGCGTCCCCTGCTCGCTCATCGCCGACGTCATCGCCGCGCTCGAGCGTCACCCTCGGCTTCCCTACCTGGCGGCCGTCCGTGAGGACGTGGCGGTCGGCGTGGCGGGCGGCGCCTGGCTGGGGGGCCGCCGCCCGGCCGTCCTCATGCAGAACTCCGGGCTGGGCACGAGCCTCAACGCCCTGGCGTCCCTGTCCCTCATGTATGGCTTCCCGGCGCTGCTGCTGGTCACCTGGCGGGGCTGGCGTGGAGAGGATGCGCCCGAACATCTCTTGATGGGCGAGATCTCGCCCCGACTGCTGGAGTTACTCGGCATTCCCCACCGCGTGCCCTCGGCCGCGTCGCTGACGGCCGACGTCGACTGGGCACGCCGTGAGATGGACGCTCGGAGCCGGCCCGTCGCGCTCCTCGTTCCCCCGGGAATCTTCGCGGGAGACTCCCACGGTCGTCACACCCCGCGCGAACGGGGAGGTCTGGAGGGGGCGGTCCCCGCCCCCTCCAGTAATAAGCCAACCACTGGAGCAGGCCTCCAACCGTATGCCGAAGGCGCCAAGGCGCTCACGCCCAAAATCTCCCGCATGCAGGCGATCGCGGCGGCCGTCAAGGAGTTGGGCAACGAGCCGGTCGTGCACGCCAACGGTTATCCCTCCCGCGAGTCCTGCGCCGTGGCGGATCGCCCGCAGAACTTCTACATGATCGGCTCCATGGGTCTGGCCGCGCCGATCGGTCTGGGGTTGGCGCTGGCCCGGCCCGACCGTCGTGTCGTCGTCTTCGACGGCGACGGCAATCTGCTCATGGCGCTGGGCGTCCTGGCCAACGTGGCGGCCGTGGCTCCGACGAACCTCGTGCACTGCGTGTTCGACAACCAGATCTATGGCTCGACCGGCAATCAGCAGTCCGTCTCGGGACAGGTGAGGCTGGACGCGCTCGCCGCCGCCGCCGGTTACCGGCGCGTGGCGGCCGTGGCCGAGGCCGAAGCGGTGAGCCGGGCCATCCGCGACATGCTGGGCGCCAACGGCCCCCACTTCCTGCTCGTGAAGGTCACCGACGAACAGGCCAAGGTGCCGCGGATCCCGCATTCGCCGGAAGAGATCCGTGACCGCTTCCGGGCCAGCGTGCTGCGCCCGTGA
- a CDS encoding phosphocholine cytidylyltransferase family protein has protein sequence MKAIILAAGVARRLAPLTDRTHKCVLPVGERPLLTRMLVALESVGVEETVLIVGHCADQVREVAGRRTGRMPVRYVDNPLYTKGSALSLQTARAHLLEPALVMDADVLFPREFLRRLLAAPAPSAFLIDRGFRDTGEEVKLYTRGDRVIALGKKVVPDAWDVVGEGVGFFKCGAEAGPDLVCLLDRVIAESDGLAEYEDALNLLVQRRHIGWADVTGLPWTEIDFAEDLRRARDEVLSKILRLDSA, from the coding sequence GTGAAGGCCATCATCCTGGCCGCGGGAGTGGCCCGCCGCCTGGCGCCCCTGACCGACCGCACCCACAAATGTGTGCTCCCCGTGGGCGAGCGGCCCCTGCTCACCCGGATGCTCGTGGCCCTGGAGTCGGTCGGCGTCGAGGAGACGGTCCTGATCGTCGGGCACTGCGCGGACCAGGTGCGGGAGGTCGCGGGTCGCCGGACCGGGCGCATGCCCGTCCGCTACGTCGACAATCCCCTGTACACGAAGGGCTCGGCCCTGTCTCTTCAGACGGCCCGCGCGCACCTGCTGGAGCCGGCCCTGGTGATGGACGCCGACGTCCTGTTCCCCCGCGAGTTCCTCCGGCGCTTGCTGGCGGCGCCGGCACCGAGCGCGTTCCTCATCGATCGCGGGTTCCGGGACACGGGCGAGGAGGTCAAGCTTTACACGCGCGGAGACCGCGTGATCGCCCTGGGGAAGAAGGTGGTGCCCGACGCCTGGGACGTGGTGGGTGAGGGCGTGGGCTTCTTCAAGTGTGGCGCCGAGGCCGGCCCCGACCTCGTCTGCCTGCTCGACCGCGTCATCGCCGAGTCCGATGGCCTGGCGGAATACGAGGACGCCCTGAACCTGCTGGTGCAGCGCCGTCACATCGGCTGGGCCGACGTCACCGGGCTGCCGTGGACGGAGATCGACTTCGCCGAGGACCTGCGGCGGGCGCGGGACGAGGTGTTGTCGAAGATCCTGCGTCTCGACAGCGCGTGA
- a CDS encoding CDP-alcohol phosphatidyltransferase family protein: MTPSAALYLADSRDVGPALADVAGRPLAFRAVVGAVRTGCQRVFVPAQLRQRPLAQAVAASPSARAAVVWLEPGVAPPVGPLLLLPATALIPSDGLQALLAAAPTAVLAASRDSGVPAIAARSTLVPALWASIVAARPLADTLLRALKDEPRLTVVEAGWCTRVTSSQGRAEAEARLDAELLTPIDTPLDVLFHRRLSRPLSRLAVRWQMTPNQVTLLSLIVGLGAAWCFGQADLALALLGFALYAVAVVLDHVDGEIARVTLTESSFGAKLDVAVDTAIHALLVMAMGGAAQRVAGGGAALSGSAAALGVIASALMTRAAPPAAGGIGALLNALSNRGGFYTMLVLFVTGLALLPSALPAFMVAVAAGCHAFWLGRLAYGLTQRRRPKTERKPK; this comes from the coding sequence GTGACGCCGAGCGCGGCCCTCTATCTCGCCGATTCCCGTGACGTGGGACCCGCGCTGGCCGATGTGGCCGGCCGTCCCCTGGCGTTTCGCGCCGTCGTGGGAGCGGTCCGGACCGGGTGCCAGCGCGTGTTCGTGCCGGCGCAGCTCCGCCAGCGCCCTTTGGCCCAGGCCGTGGCGGCCTCTCCCTCGGCGCGGGCGGCGGTCGTGTGGCTGGAGCCGGGAGTGGCGCCACCCGTGGGACCGCTGCTCCTGCTCCCCGCGACCGCGTTGATCCCGAGCGATGGCCTGCAGGCGCTGCTGGCCGCGGCGCCGACCGCCGTCCTGGCGGCGTCCCGCGACAGCGGCGTCCCGGCCATCGCGGCCCGCTCGACGCTGGTCCCGGCGCTGTGGGCCTCCATCGTGGCCGCCCGGCCGCTGGCCGACACGCTGCTGCGAGCGCTGAAGGACGAGCCGCGCCTGACGGTCGTGGAGGCGGGGTGGTGCACGCGTGTCACGTCGAGCCAGGGCCGGGCGGAAGCCGAGGCGCGCCTGGACGCCGAGCTGCTCACGCCGATCGATACGCCCCTCGACGTCCTGTTTCACCGCCGGCTGTCGCGCCCGCTGAGCCGGCTCGCCGTGCGCTGGCAGATGACCCCCAATCAGGTCACCCTGCTCAGCCTCATCGTGGGCCTGGGGGCCGCCTGGTGCTTCGGGCAGGCGGACCTGGCGCTGGCGCTGCTCGGGTTCGCCCTCTACGCCGTCGCCGTGGTCCTCGACCACGTCGATGGCGAGATCGCCCGCGTGACCCTCACCGAGTCATCGTTCGGAGCCAAGCTCGACGTCGCCGTGGACACGGCCATCCACGCGCTGCTGGTGATGGCGATGGGCGGGGCGGCCCAGCGGGTCGCCGGCGGAGGCGCGGCGCTGTCCGGCAGCGCGGCCGCGCTCGGCGTGATCGCCAGCGCCCTGATGACCCGGGCGGCGCCCCCGGCCGCGGGAGGGATCGGCGCGCTGCTGAACGCGCTGAGCAATCGTGGCGGCTTCTACACGATGCTCGTGCTCTTCGTGACCGGGCTGGCCCTGCTGCCGTCGGCGTTGCCGGCCTTCATGGTGGCCGTGGCCGCCGGCTGCCACGCCTTCTGGCTCGGCCGCCTGGCCTATGGGCTGACTCAGCGCCGCCGGCCGAAGACGGAGCGGAAGCCGAAGTAG